In Gammaproteobacteria bacterium, one genomic interval encodes:
- a CDS encoding ABC transporter permease — MGNTLTIASAEFRRIFVSPLAWAVLAVLQIIAGYVFAVTLYQISANPTALNDFLGVSDYVGANIFGFMTVLYLLVMPLMTMRAFSEERKSGSITLLFSAPVSLSQIVLGKFMGLFGFMLVMLLLVALMPLSLMFSTDLDLGRIAAGLFGLLLMLMAFGAAGLFVSTLTKEPTIAAIGGFGLLLLVWLVNVMAYQEGAYAEVFKQISLLSHYENLRRGVFNTSDVTYYLLFCALFLWGSVQRLDMERN, encoded by the coding sequence ATGGGCAACACACTGACGATCGCCAGCGCCGAATTCCGTCGCATCTTCGTCTCGCCGCTGGCTTGGGCGGTACTCGCGGTACTGCAGATCATTGCCGGCTATGTGTTCGCGGTGACGCTGTACCAGATCAGCGCCAACCCGACGGCGCTCAATGATTTTCTCGGGGTCTCCGACTACGTGGGCGCCAACATCTTCGGCTTCATGACGGTGCTGTATCTGCTGGTGATGCCGCTGATGACGATGCGCGCGTTTTCCGAGGAGCGAAAATCCGGTTCGATCACCTTGCTGTTCTCGGCGCCCGTGTCGCTGAGCCAGATCGTGCTCGGCAAGTTCATGGGCCTGTTCGGCTTCATGCTGGTGATGCTGCTGCTGGTGGCCCTGATGCCGCTGTCGCTGATGTTCAGCACCGACCTGGACCTGGGACGCATCGCCGCCGGCCTATTCGGCCTGTTGCTGATGTTGATGGCCTTCGGTGCGGCCGGTCTGTTCGTGTCCACCCTGACCAAGGAACCGACGATCGCCGCGATCGGCGGTTTCGGTCTGTTGCTGCTGGTGTGGCTGGTCAATGTCATGGCGTACCAGGAAGGGGCCTACGCCGAGGTGTTCAAGCAGATCTCGCTGCTGTCGCACTACGAAAACCTGCGGCGCGGTGTGTTCAACACCTCGGATGTGACCTACTACCTGCTGTTCTGCGCCCTGTTCCTGTGGGGCTCGGTGCAGCGCCTGGACATGGAACGCAACTGA
- a CDS encoding GldG family protein, which yields MNKNPQHKKPHLSQHLLTILLVPAIILALGWLSVRYQTDFDWTAGNRNSLTEASERLLDAMPDEIVFTAYVYPDGEQQRLIESDLRRYQRLKDNIRIDYVDPSRNPQQTQEAGITMAGEVVVSYQGRTETLRELTEPVVSAALQRLSASSEQWIVFLEGHGERAIDGQEPGAFGRFTEALKSKGLKARGLNLAATPTIPDNTSVLVIASPQRALLPGEVELIRQYVDGGGNLIWLSDPDSAPIPGLAETLGVNWLGGIAVFPDFQYTSGDPAVLLANQYPPHPITRQLAYISMFPYVHSLETKPDSGWTALPIVQTGPVAWLESGDLSQAVDFDPQSGDVGGPLNVAMSLTRNVEPPKADDDGDESETPKARQQRVILVGDADFASNVYYEQVGNSELSINLVQWAAARDNQLDVNVPKVPDSSLYLPNWLLYLLILGFVIVLPLALIVFGVIRWAVRRRR from the coding sequence ATGAACAAGAATCCACAACACAAGAAGCCACATCTCTCGCAACACCTGCTCACGATCCTGCTGGTGCCGGCAATCATCCTCGCCCTGGGCTGGCTGAGCGTGCGCTACCAGACCGACTTCGACTGGACGGCCGGCAACCGCAATTCCTTGACCGAGGCCAGCGAGCGACTGCTGGATGCGATGCCGGACGAGATCGTCTTCACCGCCTACGTCTACCCGGATGGCGAGCAGCAGCGTCTGATCGAATCGGACCTGCGTCGCTACCAGCGGCTCAAGGACAACATCCGCATCGACTACGTCGATCCCAGCCGCAATCCGCAGCAGACCCAGGAGGCTGGCATCACCATGGCCGGCGAAGTGGTGGTCAGCTATCAGGGCCGCACCGAAACCCTGCGCGAGCTCACCGAACCGGTGGTCAGCGCCGCGCTGCAGCGACTCTCGGCATCGAGCGAGCAGTGGATCGTGTTCCTCGAAGGTCATGGCGAACGGGCCATCGACGGACAGGAACCGGGCGCCTTCGGTCGCTTCACCGAGGCGCTCAAGAGCAAGGGACTCAAGGCGCGCGGCCTGAACCTGGCGGCGACGCCGACGATACCGGACAACACTTCCGTGCTGGTCATCGCCAGCCCGCAACGCGCACTGCTGCCGGGCGAGGTCGAGCTGATCCGGCAGTATGTGGACGGTGGCGGCAATCTGATCTGGCTGTCCGATCCCGACAGCGCGCCGATTCCGGGTCTGGCTGAAACATTGGGCGTGAACTGGCTCGGCGGCATCGCGGTATTCCCGGACTTCCAGTACACCTCGGGCGATCCGGCGGTGCTGCTGGCCAACCAGTACCCGCCGCATCCGATCACGCGCCAGCTGGCCTACATCTCGATGTTCCCGTACGTGCACAGCCTGGAGACCAAGCCGGATTCCGGCTGGACGGCTCTGCCGATCGTGCAGACCGGGCCGGTGGCCTGGCTCGAATCCGGGGATCTTTCGCAGGCCGTGGACTTCGACCCGCAGTCGGGCGACGTGGGTGGCCCGCTCAATGTGGCGATGTCGCTGACACGCAATGTCGAACCGCCCAAGGCCGACGACGACGGCGACGAGTCCGAAACACCGAAAGCCCGTCAACAGCGAGTGATCCTGGTCGGCGACGCCGATTTCGCCTCCAACGTCTATTACGAGCAGGTCGGCAACAGCGAACTCTCGATCAACCTGGTGCAATGGGCGGCCGCGCGGGACAACCAGCTCGACGTCAACGTACCCAAGGTGCCGGACAGTTCGCTGTACCTGCCCAACTGGTTGCTCTACCTGTTGATTCTGGGCTTCGTGATCGTGCTGCCGCTGGCGCTGATCGTGTTCGGCGTGATCCGCTGGGCCGTGCGCCGGCGTCGCTGA
- a CDS encoding DUF4340 domain-containing protein, with protein MNRKYLNLALLVLFLGLGAILYFGDEQDEDEAPLTALAAADVERVQIDHPQQAPTVLVKQDGDWRLSSPVEARADNFEVNALLALADTPVHKQFPAAGTDLAGLGLSPPKYTVTLNNRVIDFGDTEPLQHQRYVMLDDEVALIDDLGSAAFDEDPSDLVAKTLLPAGARLSRIELPNLVLVRKDDRWQSEPGRPEATSERIETLVDAWSRARAMWNEAMPETGGGDPLTLVLEEGREIHLIVAAREPQLILERPDYGVRYHLSKALADELLRLPPATDAAADEPETTEAAPPAAGPG; from the coding sequence ATGAACCGCAAGTACCTCAATCTCGCACTGCTGGTGCTGTTTCTCGGGCTCGGCGCCATCCTGTATTTCGGTGACGAACAGGACGAGGACGAGGCGCCGTTGACGGCGCTTGCAGCCGCCGATGTCGAGCGTGTACAGATCGATCACCCACAGCAGGCGCCGACCGTGCTGGTCAAACAGGACGGTGACTGGCGTCTGAGCTCGCCGGTCGAGGCACGCGCCGACAACTTCGAGGTCAATGCGCTGTTGGCGCTGGCTGACACTCCAGTGCACAAGCAATTCCCGGCCGCCGGAACCGATCTGGCCGGGCTCGGACTGTCACCGCCGAAATACACGGTCACGCTCAACAACCGCGTGATCGATTTCGGCGATACCGAGCCGCTGCAACACCAGCGCTATGTGATGCTGGACGACGAGGTGGCCCTGATCGACGATCTCGGCTCGGCCGCCTTCGACGAGGACCCTTCCGACCTCGTCGCCAAGACCCTGTTGCCGGCCGGTGCACGGCTGAGCCGTATCGAACTGCCGAACCTGGTTCTGGTACGCAAGGACGATCGCTGGCAGTCCGAACCCGGGCGGCCCGAAGCCACTTCGGAGCGAATCGAAACGCTGGTCGACGCCTGGTCGCGCGCACGCGCGATGTGGAACGAAGCGATGCCGGAGACCGGAGGCGGAGACCCGCTCACCCTGGTTCTGGAGGAAGGACGAGAGATTCATCTGATCGTGGCTGCGCGCGAACCCCAGTTGATATTGGAGCGGCCCGACTACGGCGTGCGCTATCACCTGTCCAAGGCGCTGGCCGATGAGCTGCTGCGGCTTCCGCCGGCCACCGATGCCGCCGCCGATGAACCGGAGACAACGGAGGCAGCGCCGCCTGCGGCGGGGCCCGGTTAG
- a CDS encoding GNAT family N-acetyltransferase, translated as MSSWIDPQTLLRGRTLSLEPLAATHAHALVAAAGDGELWRLWYTSVPSLESIAGYIDTALAQASVGLALPFVVRLQDTGEIVGSTRYCNVDARNRRLEIGYTWYAKRVQRSAVNTECKLLLLQHAFETLETIAVEFRTHWMNRASRAAIARLGAKQDGVLRHHQRLADGSYRDTVVFSIIESEWPGVKRHLQSALDSRDL; from the coding sequence ATGAGTTCATGGATCGACCCGCAAACGTTGCTGAGGGGGCGTACCCTCAGCCTGGAACCCTTGGCGGCGACACACGCGCATGCGTTGGTCGCCGCTGCGGGCGATGGCGAACTGTGGCGGCTTTGGTACACCTCGGTGCCGAGCCTGGAGTCGATTGCCGGCTATATCGACACGGCGCTTGCGCAGGCCAGTGTCGGTCTTGCCCTGCCCTTCGTGGTGCGTCTGCAAGACACCGGCGAGATCGTCGGCTCGACCCGTTATTGCAATGTCGACGCACGCAACCGGCGGCTGGAGATCGGCTATACCTGGTACGCGAAACGCGTGCAGCGCAGCGCCGTCAATACCGAATGCAAGTTGCTGTTGTTGCAGCACGCGTTCGAGACGCTCGAAACCATCGCCGTGGAGTTTCGTACGCACTGGATGAATCGCGCCTCACGTGCGGCGATCGCGCGGCTCGGGGCGAAGCAGGATGGCGTGTTGCGCCACCACCAGCGCCTGGCGGATGGCAGCTATCGCGATACCGTGGTGTTCTCGATCATCGAATCGGAATGGCCCGGTGTGAAGCGCCATCTGCAGTCGGCGCTGGATTCGCGCGATCTCTAA
- the mutM gene encoding bifunctional DNA-formamidopyrimidine glycosylase/DNA-(apurinic or apyrimidinic site) lyase has product MPELPEVETIRRGIEPHVLGRRIERVTVRNRRLRWPIPEDLEARLSGRTVHATARRGKYLLLDVGEDQLMLHMGMSGRLFVLPANEPLHKHDHLDLLLSGDVLLRFHDPRRFGAALLWPKNEPEHPLLSAMGPEPFDEAFDGDYLFRRSRGRIAAVKTFLMDGRIVVGAGNIYAAEALFRAGIRPLRAAGRVSRREYQQLAEATRQTLADAIRAGGTTLRDFFGADGNPGYFQQDLYIYGREGLSCYVCGSIIRHAVIGQRSSCWCPSCQR; this is encoded by the coding sequence GTGCCTGAACTGCCCGAAGTCGAAACGATACGCCGCGGCATCGAGCCACATGTGCTCGGCCGACGCATCGAACGCGTCACCGTCCGCAACCGCCGCCTGCGCTGGCCGATTCCCGAGGATCTGGAGGCGCGCCTGAGCGGGCGTACCGTGCACGCGACCGCTCGCCGCGGCAAATACCTGCTGTTGGACGTGGGCGAAGACCAACTGATGCTGCACATGGGCATGTCCGGGCGGCTGTTCGTGCTGCCGGCCAACGAGCCGCTGCACAAGCATGACCATCTCGACCTCTTGCTCAGCGGCGATGTATTGCTGCGGTTCCACGACCCACGCCGCTTCGGTGCGGCACTGCTGTGGCCCAAGAACGAGCCCGAGCATCCGCTGCTCAGCGCAATGGGCCCGGAGCCGTTCGACGAAGCCTTCGACGGCGACTATCTGTTCCGGCGTTCGCGCGGACGCATCGCCGCCGTCAAGACCTTTCTCATGGACGGTCGCATCGTCGTCGGCGCCGGCAACATCTACGCCGCCGAGGCTCTGTTCCGCGCCGGCATCCGACCCTTGCGCGCGGCCGGCCGCGTGTCCCGCCGCGAATATCAGCAACTGGCCGAAGCCACGCGCCAGACCCTGGCCGACGCGATTCGCGCCGGCGGCACCACGCTGCGCGACTTCTTCGGCGCGGACGGCAATCCCGGCTACTTCCAGCAGGATCTCTACATTTACGGCCGTGAAGGTCTGTCCTGCTATGTCTGCGGCTCGATCATCCGCCACGCGGTGATCGGCCAGCGTTCGAGTTGCTGGTGTCCGAGTTGCCAGCGTTGA
- a CDS encoding NADH:flavin oxidoreductase/NADH oxidase family protein encodes MIDPLAQPLTLPCGARLPNRLCKAAMTEGMADAKLRATERHERLYRTWSLGGAGLLLSGNVMIDREVLERAGNVCLDVRRGVSTEALQRLRTWAQAGTEGGNHFWMQISHAGRQSPRYLTRRPLAPSAVSLDLLGNYARPRALEESEILDFVDRFARVAELARDTGFTGVQIHSAHGYLLSSFLSPITNQREDAWGGSLENRARFLIETLRAVRARVGADFCMGLKLNSDDFRKGGFSHTECLKLVEWLNAEQLDLLEVSGGTYEQPRLLGFSGRTDSAVPERPSTRQREAYFLDYARAIKTVATMPVMLTGGFRSRAGMCEAIDEGACDVIGLARPLATDPKAPSRLLSGEIEMLDTYEQGLRLGRAKWLSGASPILPLKLINVLGSQAWAGQQMLRLADGLAPQPEHGVLWAFLRYLRDELGGAVQLWRSRRGLS; translated from the coding sequence ATGATCGATCCACTGGCGCAGCCGCTGACGCTGCCGTGCGGCGCGCGCCTGCCGAACCGCCTGTGCAAGGCAGCGATGACCGAAGGCATGGCCGATGCCAAGCTGCGCGCCACCGAACGCCACGAACGCCTGTACCGAACCTGGTCTTTGGGCGGCGCCGGGCTGCTGCTCAGCGGCAATGTGATGATCGACCGCGAGGTGCTGGAGCGGGCAGGCAATGTCTGCCTCGACGTACGACGCGGCGTCAGCACCGAAGCGCTGCAGCGGCTGCGCACCTGGGCGCAGGCCGGCACTGAAGGCGGCAATCATTTTTGGATGCAGATCTCGCACGCCGGGCGACAGTCGCCGCGCTATCTGACGCGACGCCCGCTGGCGCCTTCGGCGGTGAGCCTGGACCTGCTCGGCAACTACGCACGGCCACGCGCGCTCGAAGAATCGGAAATTCTGGATTTCGTGGATCGCTTCGCTCGGGTGGCCGAACTTGCACGCGACACCGGCTTCACCGGCGTGCAGATTCATTCCGCGCACGGTTATCTGCTGTCCTCGTTCCTGTCTCCGATCACCAACCAACGCGAGGACGCCTGGGGCGGCAGCCTGGAAAATCGTGCCCGCTTTCTGATCGAAACCCTGCGCGCGGTGCGGGCACGCGTCGGCGCCGATTTCTGCATGGGCCTGAAGTTGAATTCGGACGATTTCCGCAAGGGCGGCTTCAGCCACACCGAATGCCTGAAGCTCGTGGAATGGCTCAATGCCGAGCAGCTGGACCTGCTTGAAGTCTCCGGCGGGACCTATGAGCAACCGCGCTTGCTGGGCTTCTCGGGCCGCACCGATTCGGCCGTGCCGGAGCGACCCAGCACGCGCCAGCGCGAGGCCTATTTCCTGGACTATGCCCGCGCGATCAAGACGGTGGCGACAATGCCGGTGATGCTGACCGGCGGCTTCCGCTCACGCGCCGGAATGTGCGAGGCGATCGACGAAGGCGCCTGCGATGTCATCGGTCTGGCGCGTCCGCTGGCGACCGACCCCAAGGCCCCGTCCCGCCTGCTGTCCGGCGAGATCGAAATGCTCGACACCTACGAGCAAGGGCTGCGCCTGGGTCGCGCCAAGTGGCTGTCGGGCGCCAGTCCGATTCTGCCGCTCAAACTGATCAACGTGCTCGGCAGCCAGGCCTGGGCGGGGCAACAGATGCTGCGCCTCGCGGATGGGCTGGCACCGCAGCCGGAACATGGGGTGCTGTGGGCGTTCCTGCGCTATCTGCGTGATGAACTCGGCGGCGCGGTACAGCTTTGGCGATCGCGACGCGGGCTCAGTTGA
- the apaG gene encoding Co2+/Mg2+ efflux protein ApaG — MSDTVTRGIRVLVRPRYIEEQSDPENERWLFAYHVTIRNEGEQTVQLLSRHWIITNGQGQTEDVRGPGVVGHQPILAPGEQFEYTSACPLETPVGTMHGSFQMAVIGSTERFDAAIRPFRLAVPQLLN, encoded by the coding sequence ATGTCAGACACAGTCACTCGCGGCATCCGTGTCCTTGTCCGGCCCCGCTACATCGAGGAACAGTCCGACCCGGAAAACGAGCGCTGGCTGTTCGCCTACCACGTGACGATCCGCAACGAGGGTGAACAGACCGTGCAGTTGTTGAGCCGCCACTGGATCATCACCAATGGTCAGGGACAGACCGAAGATGTGCGCGGGCCCGGTGTGGTCGGTCATCAGCCGATTCTGGCGCCGGGCGAGCAGTTCGAGTACACCAGCGCCTGTCCGCTGGAAACGCCGGTGGGCACCATGCATGGCAGTTTCCAGATGGCCGTGATTGGCTCCACAGAACGCTTCGACGCCGCGATCCGCCCCTTCCGGCTCGCCGTGCCGCAGTTGCTCAACTGA
- the sufT gene encoding putative Fe-S cluster assembly protein SufT, which yields MQETQETVALTRDVVAALVPSGQKVELPEGAKATVTQALGSSFTVLVEGHMFRIEGKDADVIGREPPAMVEIPAEASDEDVEKACWAQLKTCYDPEIPIDIVELGLIYECRLDKQDDGSRRASVQMTLTAPGCGMGDFLVNDVRSKLLEVPTVEDAEVELTFDPPWTREMMSETAQLALGMF from the coding sequence ATGCAAGAAACCCAGGAAACAGTCGCTCTGACGCGTGACGTCGTCGCCGCGCTGGTCCCGTCCGGCCAGAAAGTTGAACTGCCCGAAGGCGCCAAGGCCACGGTCACGCAGGCGCTCGGCAGCAGCTTCACCGTGCTGGTCGAAGGCCATATGTTCCGTATCGAAGGCAAAGATGCGGATGTGATCGGGCGCGAGCCGCCGGCCATGGTCGAGATCCCCGCCGAGGCCAGCGACGAGGACGTCGAAAAAGCCTGTTGGGCGCAACTCAAGACCTGCTACGACCCGGAGATTCCGATCGATATTGTCGAGCTCGGATTGATCTATGAATGCCGGCTCGACAAGCAGGACGACGGTTCGCGCCGTGCCTCGGTGCAGATGACGCTGACCGCGCCGGGCTGTGGAATGGGTGATTTCCTGGTCAATGACGTGCGCAGCAAGCTGCTCGAAGTTCCGACCGTGGAAGACGCAGAGGTCGAACTGACTTTCGATCCGCCGTGGACGCGCGAGATGATGTCCGAAACCGCGCAGCTTGCGCTCGGCATGTTCTGA
- a CDS encoding SIMPL domain-containing protein (The SIMPL domain is named for its presence in mouse protein SIMPL (signalling molecule that associates with mouse pelle-like kinase). Bacterial member BP26, from Brucella, was shown to assemble into a channel-like structure, while YggE from E. coli has been associated with resistance to oxidative stress.) encodes MTVVPKPAISLRFVLALAVAALCLSPALALAQNPPPMPPRAISVSGDGSVHTQPDQASVSMAVDIVEAELDTAEASVSRSVRDFLAAARKLGISDKDLASGAVSVRPEYVWDEDTRKQKMVGYRVRRGIEVSLKDLGKLGDLLQAATGAGINEISPPALESSRAKSLQREALVKATQDAQEKAALLAKTLGVTLGPVLRLSADDGMSAPPVPMMKASRMVADSAESGNSGMGISTGEIEFQANVHAEFELQP; translated from the coding sequence ATGACTGTTGTTCCTAAACCCGCCATATCGTTGCGATTCGTCCTGGCCCTGGCGGTCGCCGCCCTGTGTCTGAGCCCGGCGCTCGCACTGGCGCAGAATCCGCCGCCGATGCCCCCCCGCGCGATCTCGGTTTCCGGCGACGGTTCGGTACACACCCAGCCCGACCAGGCTTCCGTGAGCATGGCCGTGGACATCGTGGAGGCGGAGCTGGACACCGCCGAGGCCTCGGTCAGCCGCAGCGTTCGCGATTTTCTGGCGGCCGCGCGTAAGCTCGGCATCAGCGACAAGGATCTCGCCAGCGGCGCGGTCAGCGTGCGGCCCGAGTACGTCTGGGACGAGGACACACGCAAGCAGAAGATGGTCGGCTATCGCGTACGCCGCGGCATTGAGGTGTCGCTCAAGGATCTGGGCAAGCTCGGCGATCTGCTGCAAGCCGCCACCGGCGCCGGCATCAACGAGATTTCCCCGCCGGCGCTGGAATCCTCGCGCGCCAAGTCGCTGCAGCGCGAAGCCCTGGTCAAGGCCACGCAGGACGCGCAGGAAAAGGCCGCGCTGCTCGCCAAGACCTTGGGCGTGACGCTTGGGCCGGTGCTTAGGCTGTCGGCCGACGACGGCATGAGCGCGCCGCCGGTACCGATGATGAAGGCCTCGCGGATGGTCGCGGACTCGGCCGAAAGCGGCAATTCCGGCATGGGCATCTCGACCGGCGAGATCGAGTTCCAGGCCAATGTGCACGCGGAGTTCGAACTCCAGCCGTAA
- the purE gene encoding 5-(carboxyamino)imidazole ribonucleotide mutase, translated as MGSRSDWETMSHATEILDRLQLPYEAEVVSAHRTPDRLFEYAQTAQARGLRVIIAGAGGAAHLPGMTAAKTALPVLGVPVQSKALSGMDSLLSIVQMPAGIPVATFAIGRAGAVNAALFAAAMLATGDTALAQRLQQFRDAQTQDVLDAAQLP; from the coding sequence ATGGGCTCGCGCTCCGATTGGGAGACGATGTCGCACGCCACCGAGATACTCGATCGGCTGCAGCTGCCCTATGAAGCCGAGGTGGTGTCCGCGCACCGCACGCCGGATCGTCTGTTCGAATACGCGCAGACGGCGCAAGCGCGCGGGCTGCGCGTAATCATCGCCGGTGCCGGCGGCGCCGCGCATCTGCCCGGCATGACGGCCGCCAAAACGGCGCTTCCGGTCCTCGGCGTACCGGTACAGTCCAAGGCGCTGTCGGGCATGGATTCGCTGCTGTCGATCGTGCAGATGCCAGCCGGCATTCCGGTGGCCACCTTTGCGATCGGCCGCGCCGGCGCGGTCAATGCCGCCCTGTTCGCCGCCGCGATGCTGGCCACCGGCGACACCGCTTTGGCGCAGCGCCTGCAACAATTCCGGGACGCGCAGACCCAAGACGTGCTCGACGCCGCGCAGCTGCCGTGA
- a CDS encoding 5-(carboxyamino)imidazole ribonucleotide synthase, which produces MKVGILGAGQLGRMLALAGYPLDLEFVFLDPATDACAAPLGTHLHADYEDESALARFCEQIDVATYEFENVPAFTAGFVGGLKPLMPHPRALIAGQDRCSEKQLFTSLGIPVAGNTSVDSLDQLRAAARDIGMPGIVKTRRFGYDGKGQKIIRGEADVAAAWESLGSRPLIYEAFVDFQREVSMIGVRAADGTTAFYPVTENVHRDGILRVSTPRAHDALQALAEDYTLRVLEHLDYVGVMAFEFFVVGDELYANEIAPRVHNSGHWTMDGAVCSQFENHLRAIAGLPLGETRLRAPCAMINFIGEVPPAELLLAIPELHLHLYGKTPKPLRKVGHANILAPDHRTLQDRVAAVERLCLS; this is translated from the coding sequence GTGAAGGTCGGGATTCTCGGCGCCGGCCAACTGGGACGCATGCTGGCCTTGGCAGGTTATCCACTGGATCTGGAATTCGTGTTCCTCGATCCGGCCACGGACGCCTGCGCCGCTCCGCTGGGCACGCACCTGCACGCGGACTACGAGGACGAATCCGCACTCGCCCGTTTCTGCGAACAGATCGATGTGGCGACCTACGAGTTCGAAAACGTGCCGGCCTTCACCGCCGGCTTCGTCGGCGGCCTCAAGCCGCTGATGCCGCATCCCCGTGCGCTGATCGCCGGTCAGGACCGCTGCTCGGAAAAGCAGCTGTTCACCTCCTTGGGCATTCCGGTGGCCGGCAATACCTCGGTGGACAGCCTGGACCAGTTGCGCGCCGCGGCGCGCGACATCGGCATGCCCGGCATCGTCAAGACACGGCGCTTCGGCTACGACGGCAAGGGCCAGAAAATCATTCGCGGTGAAGCCGATGTCGCCGCCGCCTGGGAATCGCTCGGCTCCCGTCCACTGATCTACGAAGCCTTCGTCGACTTCCAGCGCGAGGTCTCGATGATCGGCGTGCGCGCCGCCGACGGCACCACCGCCTTCTATCCGGTGACCGAAAACGTGCACCGCGACGGCATTCTGCGTGTGTCCACCCCCAGAGCGCACGACGCGCTGCAGGCTTTGGCCGAGGACTACACGCTGCGCGTGCTGGAACATCTGGACTACGTGGGCGTGATGGCCTTCGAGTTCTTTGTGGTCGGTGATGAGCTATACGCGAACGAAATTGCGCCGCGGGTGCACAACTCGGGGCATTGGACGATGGACGGCGCGGTCTGTTCGCAGTTCGAGAACCATCTGCGCGCGATCGCCGGGCTGCCGCTGGGCGAGACCCGCCTGCGCGCACCCTGCGCGATGATCAATTTCATCGGCGAGGTTCCGCCCGCAGAGCTGCTGCTGGCGATTCCCGAGCTGCATCTGCACCTCTACGGAAAGACCCCGAAGCCACTGCGCAAAGTCGGCCACGCCAATATTCTGGCGCCGGATCATCGAACCCTGCAGGATCGTGTGGCCGCCGTGGAACGGCTCTGCCTAAGCTGA
- a CDS encoding AAA family ATPase — translation MQTLALYNVKGGVGKTAAAVNIACLAAASGLHTLLFDLDAQGAASWYLEAEETAAKARKLIDGSTPVGRLVQPTAFERLSLIPADFSFRSLDVLMKKADRPRQVLSRLLKPFSEQYQLVVLDCPPTISHLAEAIFEASDLILVPVVPTHLSVRALEQLREYFRSKNLDEAKLKPFYSMVDRRRHLHNELLDHPPPAMAGACRTSIPYSSMVERMGEYRAPLATYAPGLHVANLAYDALWKEAQRSLKRLQQVD, via the coding sequence ATGCAAACGCTCGCGCTGTACAACGTCAAGGGAGGTGTCGGCAAAACCGCCGCCGCCGTCAACATAGCCTGTCTCGCTGCCGCCTCCGGCCTGCATACCCTGCTGTTCGATCTGGATGCCCAGGGTGCGGCCAGCTGGTATCTGGAAGCCGAAGAGACCGCTGCCAAGGCGCGCAAGCTGATCGACGGTTCCACGCCGGTGGGCCGGCTGGTCCAGCCCACGGCCTTCGAGCGGCTGTCACTGATTCCGGCCGACTTCTCGTTCCGTTCGCTGGACGTGCTGATGAAGAAGGCGGACCGGCCGCGTCAGGTCCTGAGCCGCCTGCTCAAGCCGTTCTCGGAGCAGTACCAGCTGGTGGTGCTGGATTGTCCGCCGACGATCTCACACCTCGCCGAGGCGATTTTTGAAGCCTCGGACCTGATTCTGGTGCCGGTGGTGCCGACGCATCTGTCGGTACGGGCGCTGGAACAGCTGCGTGAATACTTCCGCAGCAAGAATCTGGACGAAGCCAAGCTCAAGCCGTTCTATTCGATGGTGGACCGCCGCCGCCATCTCCACAACGAATTGCTCGACCATCCCCCGCCCGCGATGGCCGGTGCCTGTCGAACCTCGATTCCGTACTCCTCAATGGTCGAGCGCATGGGCGAATACCGTGCACCGTTGGCGACCTACGCGCCGGGCCTGCACGTGGCGAACCTGGCTTACGATGCGCTCTGGAAAGAAGCTCAGCGCAGTCTCAAACGCTTGCAGCAAGTGGACTGA